The Candidatus Binatia bacterium genome segment GATAACGGGCAAGCCGATGCCGTCGTTCCGCGCGCCCTACGCGCTCGCGCTGCTCGCCGGCTACTTCGACGAAGCGCGCTGCCGGATCGCCGGCGGCGACCCCGACGTGCCGCTCGAGGGCGTGCGCCTATCGCGCGAGCAGATGTACGCGGACTCGTCGAAGGCGCAGCGGGAACTCGGCTACCGCCCGACGGCCGTGCGCGCCGCGCTCGAGCGCGCCGTCGCGTGGTTCTCCGCCAACGGCTACCTGGACGGCGCGCCGGCTAGGAGTTGAGGAAGGGCCGTCCCTCGTGCGCGACGAGCAGGTCGTGCATATCGTTGGCGTGGTCCTCTTCGTCGGCGAGAATGCCTTCGAGCATCACGCGCGTCGTGGGATCCTTGTCGGCGAAGAAGCGGATGAGGTCGCGATAGTGCTCGACTGCGATCCGCTCCGCGACGAGATTCTCTTTGATCATGTCGATGAGCTTGACCGCGTTGCCGTACTCGGTCGCCGAGCGCGAGTGCAGGCCTTCCGGATCGAAGTTCGGCGTACCGCCGAGCTGGTTGATGCGGTTGGCGAGCTTCTCCATGTGGCCGTACTCGTCGCGGGCGTGCTCGGCGAACTCGGCCTTGACGCTCTCGCTGTCGATGCCGACCGCCGCGATGTTATGCATCGTATAGCGTAGGACGCAGACGATCTCGGTCGCGAGCGCGGTCTGCAGCAGGTCGATCGTCTGTTTCGCGTCGCCGCCGTAGTTGTCGGTTAGAGCGCCGCGGTCGAGGTGCTCTTTGGCACGGCGGCGCAGCTCGGTGACGTCGGAGAGAAATGGTTGGCTCGTCGCGCTCATCGTACGGTTCCTCTTTCGTTTTTGCGTTGGGGGCATGAGCTTACGACCGTAGGCGAAAGAAACCCTACGTGGATTCGAGAGCCTGGGGCGACGTGACGTTCGTCGCCGCGACCTCGCTAGAGTGCGCTGCCTTGCGCCGCGAGCTGCACGATGCGCGCATCGTTCAAAGCGGGATCGCATTTGAAGCGCTCGAGGACGAGTTGGGCGACGTCGTCGTGAGTTGCGGCCTCGCCGGCGGGCTGCGCGCGGGCCTTCCGACGGGAACGGTGCTCGTGCCGCGCGAGGTCCTCCGCCCCGACGGAAGCCGGCTCGCCTGCGACCTGCAACTCGTCGAAGCGTTCGCAGAGAGCGCTCGCGGCCTCGGCCTCGAGCCGATCTTGGACCCGATGCTAACGGCCGGGGCGATCGTCAACGGCGAAGCGCGGTCGGAGTGGGCGGCGCGCGGTTACGCGGCTGTGGATATGGAGACCGGTCTGATCTCGGCGGCGCGCATCGCGGCGGTCCGCGTCGTGCTCGACACGCCGGAGCGCGAGCTTTCGGCCGAGTGGCGCACGCCGCTGCGCGCGATGCTGGATCCGCGGAACTGGCCGCAAGCGGTCTGGCTGGCGCGCGAGGCGCCGCGCGCCGCGGCGCTGGCGGCGCGCGTCGTCGCCCAGGCGCAGGGCATCGGCGCGTAGGTGCGTATAACGGGGCCAATGGTGATCGAGCGCATCGACTCTCCGGAAGACGTCAAGCGGCTGCAACGAGATGAGATCGACGTCCTGGCGAGTGAGATACGCGATTTGCTCGTCCGGACGTGTGCCGTTAACGGCGGACACCTCGCGCCGAACCTCGGCGTCGTCGAACTGACCCTGGCGCTCCATCGCGTGCTCGATCTGCCCGGCGACAGGCTCGTCTGGGACGTCAGCCACCAGACCTACGTCCATAAGATTCTCACCGGCAGGCGCGAGCGCTTCGGAACGATCCGCAAGGGCGGCGGGATCTCCGGCTTCGCGATGCGCAGCGAGTCGCCGTACGATCCCTTCGGCGCCGGCCACGCCAGCACGTCCGTCGCGGCGGCGCTCGGGATGGCGCTCGCCCGAGATCTCGCCGGCGGCGACGAGATGGTCGTGGCGGTGCTCGGCGACGGCGCGCTGACCGGCGGCCTCGCCTACGAGGCGTTGAACAACGCGGGCGCGTTGCGCAGCCAGTTCTTGGTGATTCTCAACGACAACGAGATGTCGATCGCGCCGAACGTGGGATCGATCGCTTCGTATCTCTCCGTTCTGCGCAGCAAACCGCTCGCGAACTTCGTTCGCAAGACGGGTAAGGAGATGCTCAAGCGCATCCCGCTCGGCGGCGCGGCGAAGCGCGCGATCGAAGGCGCCGAGATCGGCGCGATGCACTTCATCGGACCGGCGGAGAAAACCGCGGTGATCTTCGAGGAACTCGGCTTCCGTTACATCGGGCCGATCGACGGGCACAACTACGATGCCGTCGTGGACGGGCTGTTGACGGCAAAGGAGATCGACCGGCCGGTTCTGCTCCACGTCCGCACGGTCAAAGGCAAAGGCTACGAGCCGGCCGAGCGCGACTCGCGGACCTTCCACGGCATCGGAGCAAACGCGTTCGAGCCGAGCAACGGGGCGAAGAAGAGCGCTCCGGGCGGGCGGCCGAAGTTCCAGGACGTCTTCGGCGACGCGATGATTGCGGTCGCCGAGAAAGACCCGCGCGTCGTCGGGATTACCGCCGCGATGCCGGACGGCACCGGTCTCGCGAAGTTCGGCAAGCGCTTTCCGGAACGCTACTTCGACGTCGGCATCGCCGAGGCGCACGCGGTCTGCTTCGCCGCCGGCCTCGCGACGAGCGGCCTGCGTCCGGTCTGCGCGATCTACTCGACGTTTCTGCAGCGCGCCTACGATCAGATCGTGCACGACGTGGTCGTGCAGAATCTTCCCGTGATCTTCTGCATGGATCGCGCGGGCTTCGTCGGCGACGACGGCCCGACGCACATGGGACTCTACGATATCGCCTATCTGCGCACGCTGCCGAACATCACGCTGATGGCGCCGCGAAACGAGGCCGAGCTGCAGCCGATGCTGGAGCACGCGCTCTCGCTCCACTCTCCCGCGGGGATTCGCTACCCGCGCGGATCGAGCAGCGGGCGCCACGAGGAGCCGCTCGCGCCGCTCGCGCACGGCAAGGCCGAGGTGCTCCGCCGCGGACGCGACGTTGCGCTGATCGGTTACGGGACGAGCGTGGACGTCGCGCTGGATGCGGCCGACGCGCTGGGGCCCGACACGGTTACCGTCATCAACGCGCG includes the following:
- the dxs gene encoding 1-deoxy-D-xylulose-5-phosphate synthase, giving the protein MIERIDSPEDVKRLQRDEIDVLASEIRDLLVRTCAVNGGHLAPNLGVVELTLALHRVLDLPGDRLVWDVSHQTYVHKILTGRRERFGTIRKGGGISGFAMRSESPYDPFGAGHASTSVAAALGMALARDLAGGDEMVVAVLGDGALTGGLAYEALNNAGALRSQFLVILNDNEMSIAPNVGSIASYLSVLRSKPLANFVRKTGKEMLKRIPLGGAAKRAIEGAEIGAMHFIGPAEKTAVIFEELGFRYIGPIDGHNYDAVVDGLLTAKEIDRPVLLHVRTVKGKGYEPAERDSRTFHGIGANAFEPSNGAKKSAPGGRPKFQDVFGDAMIAVAEKDPRVVGITAAMPDGTGLAKFGKRFPERYFDVGIAEAHAVCFAAGLATSGLRPVCAIYSTFLQRAYDQIVHDVVVQNLPVIFCMDRAGFVGDDGPTHMGLYDIAYLRTLPNITLMAPRNEAELQPMLEHALSLHSPAGIRYPRGSSSGRHEEPLAPLAHGKAEVLRRGRDVALIGYGTSVDVALDAADALGPDTVTVINARFAKPLDEALLIELERDHSHVITLEEHSLAGGFGSAVAEFVSDRGLKLRVERIGVPSVLVHHDSQDKQRALFGLNGEALAARVKQILGGDLLRSGAVRASIASGRGS
- a CDS encoding ferritin-like domain-containing protein, whose translation is MSATSQPFLSDVTELRRRAKEHLDRGALTDNYGGDAKQTIDLLQTALATEIVCVLRYTMHNIAAVGIDSESVKAEFAEHARDEYGHMEKLANRINQLGGTPNFDPEGLHSRSATEYGNAVKLIDMIKENLVAERIAVEHYRDLIRFFADKDPTTRVMLEGILADEEDHANDMHDLLVAHEGRPFLNS